In Deinococcus aestuarii, the following proteins share a genomic window:
- a CDS encoding DUF6339 family protein, which produces MRITASEASKPGPWAFLTCVLVPDVVRWRFPGRDGITDPERFLGGGGLASRNTLARLWWRADVFALPGEDQPYALLERLGEDELVQFMERPALSGNHVLARTTAAVFLRLVDAEGDLNRRFLLRDALKRLRRLLSFVSFESLEDDLLGTIVAGVFAETSRAAGADALEAVRAAQPSGRRGSSPHGEP; this is translated from the coding sequence ATGCGCATCACCGCGTCCGAGGCTTCCAAACCCGGACCGTGGGCGTTCCTGACGTGCGTGCTCGTCCCCGACGTCGTGAGGTGGCGCTTCCCCGGCCGCGACGGCATCACCGACCCGGAGCGCTTCCTGGGCGGAGGAGGTCTCGCGTCCCGCAACACGCTCGCCCGCCTATGGTGGCGTGCCGACGTCTTCGCGCTGCCGGGAGAGGATCAGCCGTACGCCCTCCTCGAGCGTCTCGGCGAGGACGAGCTCGTGCAGTTCATGGAGCGTCCCGCCCTCAGCGGCAACCACGTTCTCGCCCGCACGACGGCCGCCGTGTTCTTGCGACTCGTGGACGCCGAGGGCGACCTCAACCGCCGTTTCCTGCTCCGTGACGCCCTCAAACGACTCCGGCGCCTACTGTCCTTCGTCTCCTTCGAGAGTCTCGAAGACGATCTCCTCGGCACCATCGTCGCCGGAGTCTTCGCCGAGACCTCACGGGCGGCCGGGGCGGATGCACTCGAAGCCGTAAGGGCCGCTCAGCCCTCAGGTCGCCGAGGCTCGTCGCCTCATGGCGAACCTTGA
- a CDS encoding PD-(D/E)XK motif protein, which yields MRHLPAVLHAFRVLASQPVEAGRVRTWQEDVRTRAGPAALALDEAGNRMLLVRLTRHQRVVEDRRSAAVTIERVVLVEDGTERPFVRVRCVRRHLDDVFALLTAEMLQALEEGVDQPDLACAGVLRRWRELLDRPTERGLTDAQVVGLYGELWYLRELVRHDSSALDAWHGPLMARHDFRRGLVAAEVKSTLSATSLQVEVHGFEQLQPPNGGQLYLVTVRLEVAEDGETLADLVEEVVTLGADASVLTALLAAVGAPPTELEQHRGKRFRVRETRCYSVIGDFPRLVPESFVTGRPPGGVVSVSYRIDLTHEPPVPASEDVARGVVQRLARGGDV from the coding sequence GTGAGACATCTTCCGGCGGTCCTGCACGCGTTCCGCGTGCTCGCCAGCCAGCCCGTGGAGGCCGGGCGCGTCCGCACCTGGCAGGAGGACGTGCGCACACGTGCAGGACCCGCCGCCCTCGCGCTTGACGAGGCCGGCAACCGCATGCTGCTCGTACGACTCACGAGGCACCAACGCGTCGTCGAGGACCGCCGCAGCGCCGCCGTGACGATCGAACGAGTCGTCCTCGTCGAGGACGGTACCGAACGGCCCTTCGTACGGGTACGGTGTGTGCGGCGTCACCTCGACGACGTGTTCGCCCTCCTGACCGCCGAAATGCTGCAGGCCCTGGAAGAGGGTGTGGATCAACCCGACCTCGCGTGTGCCGGAGTACTGCGGCGCTGGCGCGAGTTGTTGGATCGGCCCACCGAGCGGGGGCTGACCGACGCGCAGGTCGTCGGACTCTACGGCGAGCTGTGGTACCTGCGCGAACTCGTGCGGCACGACTCGAGCGCGCTTGACGCGTGGCATGGGCCTTTAATGGCTCGGCACGACTTCCGGCGCGGCCTGGTCGCCGCCGAGGTCAAGAGTACCCTCTCCGCCACGAGCCTACAGGTGGAGGTGCACGGCTTCGAGCAGTTGCAGCCGCCGAACGGCGGACAGTTGTATCTCGTCACCGTCCGACTCGAGGTCGCCGAGGATGGAGAGACGCTGGCGGACCTCGTTGAGGAGGTCGTGACGCTCGGTGCAGACGCGAGCGTCCTGACCGCACTGCTTGCCGCGGTGGGCGCTCCGCCCACAGAGCTGGAGCAGCACCGCGGCAAACGGTTCCGCGTCCGCGAAACACGCTGCTACAGCGTAATCGGCGATTTTCCTCGTCTCGTCCCCGAGAGCTTCGTCACTGGCCGACCTCCCGGAGGCGTCGTGTCCGTCTCGTACCGTATAGACCTGACTCACGAACCTCCCGTGCCGGCCTCCGAGGATGTCGCACGCGGCGTCGTTCAGCGGCTCGCGCGCGGAGGCGACGTTTGA